The following are from one region of the Magallana gigas chromosome 4, xbMagGiga1.1, whole genome shotgun sequence genome:
- the LOC105319401 gene encoding uncharacterized protein isoform X6, with the protein MGNAQSEEERLFFFQQDSEQPLTKKRYRKLPEDLPEGLKFAHLHPKVAALYAQKERENQRAAEKDPFGDGLGNKSLLPNINQAVTHIKNRLDSALSNDEDSQRFLFEDTKTTAASVLQQLAKYLYFYDGIASHVPKSLEYQLMSNWKDLTNDVIIVPREWQTTEIRDQYYNFLREAQSDDDSDNETKVGKSSEKLESKSKSKKLNKPTIPDIIEDEFRPDKPANRRSESRMSTVSISRGKLDVKGLASKGSREHRGSIAGIRSPAMRKQTHDDLISNFGETPSDPRSTAMANPSFGQQVVINFAISSKLCQDKGWIIEKGKPEVEPQKVYENCIQILQEFLKKIETEQKDDSDRGHDKEVLVRYYGDYKKEVLLKYRKTPAKPQINSLFKTGKPKIPPLHEERNQGKKLLQATHQDGTSVVYYPSGRSAIVYCSAGAELGRPGYYLIAYDDTNDHRMLACFTPAGRGVCYSTNGNIRFLSTEKGGHLAEADGTIVRKWKWPVNNVKLTSPANVQLNSNLVFRCNGQNSMSLMFSCQKELARFSASPAPGATEYRPSDENEHLLMTFTYTSKAARDLMRLFAPKHKQRSKKQGARKQKGHLAEIQKLLVDFPDKTQYELEADKELARLQRKARNLVDDWLEHYRLAVGLKSPHMLNVRESPDFSSQARNIQSAKLADGGQAARLKHLGLETLVDYKKQRAPSAPLDPVHVVSHSTVFVTQCSSMKDRSDLSKSLDADTSKSKRGQKSGTQSAVKFDDGPQEGEGEEEAASPTALAMLDRLSQSAGKRSARSNTSAVSSAPLSRQHTATFRSENSNNQFNRIPCPIALRQRILGLDQPSCRCSRHYIPQIMDIEYDEFIQMEAPDTQIIVIAVISSLFPHTSSSDQMIEEIYLSQNRNRTKPCVQSRTDMFRILQYDINSASEGSDHTQPLLLTRHNVVPGMFLIYLAGKLLFCDHIFNGYGNARKDFKKQLMKSRVEALQGFSLPKDFRFSPSRGRSGMRSGWGGEIGGTGVDHYGNPGTAYDTSLVPLSRSMSSLSDEKKEAPIDTVKEIYVKIGPLLNIQSLNRKRLTRQRPYVPSYVELQGFDDNQLDSDEELIPT; encoded by the exons ATGGGGAATGCTCAGAGTGAAGAAGAAAGGCTCTTCTTCTTCCAACAGGACAGTGAGCAACCCTTAACCAAGAAGCGATACAGGAAGCTCCCCGAGGATTTACCCGAGGGGCTCAAGTTCGCTCATCTGCACCCCAAAGTCGCGGCTCTGTATGCCCAAAAGGAGCGGGAGAATCAACGGGCTGCTGAAAAAGATCCATTTGGAGATGGACTGGGGAATAAAAGTTTGTTACCCAACATCAATCAGGCTGTAACTCACATCAAGAACCGATTAGACAGTGCACTGTCCAATGATGAGGACTCACAGAGATTTCTGTTTGAGGACACAAAGACCACAGCAGCTTCTGTGTTACAACAGTTAGCTAAATATCTGTATTTCTATGATGGTATAGCTAGTCATGTGCCAAAGAGTTTGGAGTATCAGCTGATGAGTAACTGGAAAGATCTGACCAATGATGTTATCATTGTGCCAAGAGAATGGCAGACCACGGAGATTCGCGACCAGTATTATAATTTTCTCAGAGAGGCTCAAAGTGACGACGATAGTGACAATGAAACCAAGGTTGGGAAATCCTCAGAAAAATTGGAATCCAAGTCCAAATCGAAAAAACTTAATAAGCCCACCATCCCTGATAttattgaagatgaattccgCCCAGATAAACCCGCAAATAGACGGTCAGAAAGCAGAATGTCCACTGTGTCTATTTCCAGGGGAAAGCTGGATGTCAAAGGATTAGCTTCCAAAGGGTCACGGGAACACAGGGGATCAA TTGCAGGCATCCGCTCACCAGCCATGCGGAAACAGACGCACGACGACCTGATTTCCAACTTTGGGGAAACCCCTTCTGATCCCAGAT CTACAGCCATGGCTAATCCATCGTTTGGACAGCAAGTTGTTATTAACTTCGCAATATCATCAAAACTGTGTCAGGATAAAG GCTGGATAATAGAGAAAGGCAAACCTGAAGTTGAACCACAGAAAGTATATGAAAACTGCATTCAAATCCTGCAAGAGTTCTTGAAGAAAAT AGAGACAGAGCAAAAGGATGACTCGGACAGGGGCCATGATAAAGAAGTCCTGGTGCGTTACTATGGCGATTACAAGAAAGAAGTTCTACTGAAGTACCGGAAAACTCCTGCAAAACCGCAAATAAACTCACTTTTTAAAACTGGAAAACCAAAAATACCTCCACTGCATGAAGAGCGCAATCAAGGGAAGAAACTCTTACAAGCCACACACCAGGATGGTACAAGTGTTGTGTA CTATCCTTCGGGCAGGTCTGCCATAGTTTACTGTTCAGCAGGAGCGGAGCTTGGTCGCCCTGGATACTATCTCATCGCCTATGATGACACCAACGATCACCGGATGCTGGCGTGTTTCACTCCTGCTGGAAGAGGAGTCTGCTATTCCACCAATGGAAATATTAG GTTTTTATCTACGGAGAAAGGTGGACATTTAGCAGAGGCTGATGGTACTATTGTTAGAAAGTGGAAATGGCCAGTGAATAACGTTAAACTGACATCTCCTGCTAACGTTCAG TTAAACAGTAACCTAGTTTTTCGCTGTAATGGCCAGAACTCCATGTCCCTGATGTTCAGTTGTCAGAAAGAGCTGGCCAGGTTCAGTGCCAGCCCCGCCCCTGGGGCTACTGAGTACCGACCCAGTGATGAAAAT GAGCACCTCCTGATGACCTTCACCTATACCTCCAAGGCAGCACGAGACTTGATGAGACTATTTGCCCCCAAACACAAACAGCGCTCCAAGAAACAGGGGGCCAGAAAG CAAAAGGGTCACCTTGCAGAGATACAGAAGCTGCTGGTGGACTTCCCTGACAAGACGCAGTATGAACTGGAGGCGGACAAAGAGCTTGCCAGACTGCAGAGGAAGGCCAG AAACCTTGTAGATGATTGGTTAGAACATTACCGCTTGGCTGTTGGACTTAAATCCCCTCACATGCTGAATGTCCGCGAATCCCCGGATTTCTCATCTCAAGCACGCAATATACAGTCTGCTAAATTAGCAGACGGTGGACAGGCAGCTCGGCTCAAACATCTCGGTCTTGAGACACTGGTAGACTACAAGAAACAAAGAGCACCTTCAGCACCTTTAG ACCCCGTACATGTAGTCTCCCATAGCACTGTGTTTGTGACTCAGTGCTCTAGTA TGAAGGACAGGTCAGACTTATCGAAATCACTGGACGCAGACACTTCAAAGTCAAAGAGAGGCCAGAAAAGTGGGACCCAGAGCGCCGTCAAGTTTGATGACGGCCCACAGGAAGGGGAGGGGGAGGAGGAGGCTGCCTCACCCACAGCGCTGGCCATGCTGGACAGACTGTCCCA GTCCGCAGGTAAACGATCAGCCAGGAGTAACACCTCGGCCGTCTCTAGCGCCCCACTCTCACGCCAACACACCGCCACCTTCAGGTCAGAAAACTCAAATAATCAATTTAACAGGATTCCCTGCCCGATTGCACTCCGCCAAAGGATTCTGGGATTGGACCAGCCCTCTTGTCGGTGTAGCCGCCATTATATCCCTCAGATTATGGACATTGAGTACGATGAGTTTATACAGATGGAGGCTCCAGACACTCAGATTATTGTGATTGCTGTCATTTCTTCATT GTTCCCTCACACCAGCAGTTCTGACCAAATGATTGAGGAGATCTACCTGTCACAGAACCGGAACCGGACCAAGCCATGTGTCCAGAGCCGGACGGACATGTTCCGGATTCTCCAATACGACATCAACTCGGCCTCAGAGGGGTCCGACCACACACAGCCTCTGTTACTGACCAGACACAATGTAGTCCCCGGCATGTTCTTG ATTTACTTGGCTGGGAAATTGCTGTTCTGTGATCACATATTCAATGGCTATGGAAATGCCAGAAAGGACTTTAAAAAGCAGCTGATGAAGTCCAGGGTAGAGGCTCTTCAAGGCTTTTCTCTCCCCAAAGACTTCAGATTCAG CCCCAGCAGAGGTCGAAGTGGAATGAGGAGTGGATGGGGAGGGGAGATCGGAGGTACAGGGGTGGATCACTACGGAAACCCAGGTACGGCCTACGATACCTCACTAGTCCCGCTGTCCAGATCCATGTCTTCACTGAGCGATGAGAAGAAAGAGGCCCCTATTGATACTGTCAA GGAGATTTACGTCAAAATAGGACCATTGCTAAATATACAATCTTTAAACAGGAAAAG ACTGACCAGGCAGCGTCCTTACGTACCTTCTTACGTAGAACTACAG GGATTTGATGATAACCAGCTGGATTCAGATG aAGAGTTGATACCAACATAG
- the LOC105319401 gene encoding uncharacterized protein isoform X1 produces the protein MGNAQSEEERLFFFQQDSEQPLTKKRYRKLPEDLPEGLKFAHLHPKVAALYAQKERENQRAAEKDPFGDGLGNKSLLPNINQAVTHIKNRLDSALSNDEDSQRFLFEDTKTTAASVLQQLAKYLYFYDGIASHVPKSLEYQLMSNWKDLTNDVIIVPREWQTTEIRDQYYNFLREAQSDDDSDNETKVGKSSEKLESKSKSKKLNKPTIPDIIEDEFRPDKPANRRSESRMSTVSISRGKLDVKGLASKGSREHRGSIAGIRSPAMRKQTHDDLISNFGETPSDPRSTAMANPSFGQQVVINFAISSKLCQDKGWIIEKGKPEVEPQKVYENCIQILQEFLKKIETEQKDDSDRGHDKEVLVRYYGDYKKEVLLKYRKTPAKPQINSLFKTGKPKIPPLHEERNQGKKLLQATHQDGTSVVYYPSGRSAIVYCSAGAELGRPGYYLIAYDDTNDHRMLACFTPAGRGVCYSTNGNIRFLSTEKGGHLAEADGTIVRKWKWPVNNVKLTSPANVQLNSNLVFRCNGQNSMSLMFSCQKELARFSASPAPGATEYRPSDENEHLLMTFTYTSKAARDLMRLFAPKHKQRSKKQGARKQKGHLAEIQKLLVDFPDKTQYELEADKELARLQRKARNLVDDWLEHYRLAVGLKSPHMLNVRESPDFSSQARNIQSAKLADGGQAARLKHLGLETLVDYKKQRAPSAPLDPVHVVSHSTVFVTQCSSMKDRSDLSKSLDADTSKSKRGQKSGTQSAVKFDDGPQEGEGEEEAASPTALAMLDRLSQSAGKRSARSNTSAVSSAPLSRQHTATFRSENSNNQFNRIPCPIALRQRILGLDQPSCRCSRHYIPQIMDIEYDEFIQMEAPDTQIIVIAVISSLFPHTSSSDQMIEEIYLSQNRNRTKPCVQSRTDMFRILQYDINSASEGSDHTQPLLLTRHNVVPGMFLIYLAGKLLFCDHIFNGYGNARKDFKKQLMKSRVEALQGFSLPKDFRFSPSRGRSGMRSGWGGEIGGTGVDHYGNPGTAYDTSLVPLSRSMSSLSDEKKEAPIDTVKEIYVKIGPLLNIQSLNRKSRFRRSNKRRHNFAYRSSESLILTRQRPYVPSYVELQGFDDNQLDSDEELIPT, from the exons ATGGGGAATGCTCAGAGTGAAGAAGAAAGGCTCTTCTTCTTCCAACAGGACAGTGAGCAACCCTTAACCAAGAAGCGATACAGGAAGCTCCCCGAGGATTTACCCGAGGGGCTCAAGTTCGCTCATCTGCACCCCAAAGTCGCGGCTCTGTATGCCCAAAAGGAGCGGGAGAATCAACGGGCTGCTGAAAAAGATCCATTTGGAGATGGACTGGGGAATAAAAGTTTGTTACCCAACATCAATCAGGCTGTAACTCACATCAAGAACCGATTAGACAGTGCACTGTCCAATGATGAGGACTCACAGAGATTTCTGTTTGAGGACACAAAGACCACAGCAGCTTCTGTGTTACAACAGTTAGCTAAATATCTGTATTTCTATGATGGTATAGCTAGTCATGTGCCAAAGAGTTTGGAGTATCAGCTGATGAGTAACTGGAAAGATCTGACCAATGATGTTATCATTGTGCCAAGAGAATGGCAGACCACGGAGATTCGCGACCAGTATTATAATTTTCTCAGAGAGGCTCAAAGTGACGACGATAGTGACAATGAAACCAAGGTTGGGAAATCCTCAGAAAAATTGGAATCCAAGTCCAAATCGAAAAAACTTAATAAGCCCACCATCCCTGATAttattgaagatgaattccgCCCAGATAAACCCGCAAATAGACGGTCAGAAAGCAGAATGTCCACTGTGTCTATTTCCAGGGGAAAGCTGGATGTCAAAGGATTAGCTTCCAAAGGGTCACGGGAACACAGGGGATCAA TTGCAGGCATCCGCTCACCAGCCATGCGGAAACAGACGCACGACGACCTGATTTCCAACTTTGGGGAAACCCCTTCTGATCCCAGAT CTACAGCCATGGCTAATCCATCGTTTGGACAGCAAGTTGTTATTAACTTCGCAATATCATCAAAACTGTGTCAGGATAAAG GCTGGATAATAGAGAAAGGCAAACCTGAAGTTGAACCACAGAAAGTATATGAAAACTGCATTCAAATCCTGCAAGAGTTCTTGAAGAAAAT AGAGACAGAGCAAAAGGATGACTCGGACAGGGGCCATGATAAAGAAGTCCTGGTGCGTTACTATGGCGATTACAAGAAAGAAGTTCTACTGAAGTACCGGAAAACTCCTGCAAAACCGCAAATAAACTCACTTTTTAAAACTGGAAAACCAAAAATACCTCCACTGCATGAAGAGCGCAATCAAGGGAAGAAACTCTTACAAGCCACACACCAGGATGGTACAAGTGTTGTGTA CTATCCTTCGGGCAGGTCTGCCATAGTTTACTGTTCAGCAGGAGCGGAGCTTGGTCGCCCTGGATACTATCTCATCGCCTATGATGACACCAACGATCACCGGATGCTGGCGTGTTTCACTCCTGCTGGAAGAGGAGTCTGCTATTCCACCAATGGAAATATTAG GTTTTTATCTACGGAGAAAGGTGGACATTTAGCAGAGGCTGATGGTACTATTGTTAGAAAGTGGAAATGGCCAGTGAATAACGTTAAACTGACATCTCCTGCTAACGTTCAG TTAAACAGTAACCTAGTTTTTCGCTGTAATGGCCAGAACTCCATGTCCCTGATGTTCAGTTGTCAGAAAGAGCTGGCCAGGTTCAGTGCCAGCCCCGCCCCTGGGGCTACTGAGTACCGACCCAGTGATGAAAAT GAGCACCTCCTGATGACCTTCACCTATACCTCCAAGGCAGCACGAGACTTGATGAGACTATTTGCCCCCAAACACAAACAGCGCTCCAAGAAACAGGGGGCCAGAAAG CAAAAGGGTCACCTTGCAGAGATACAGAAGCTGCTGGTGGACTTCCCTGACAAGACGCAGTATGAACTGGAGGCGGACAAAGAGCTTGCCAGACTGCAGAGGAAGGCCAG AAACCTTGTAGATGATTGGTTAGAACATTACCGCTTGGCTGTTGGACTTAAATCCCCTCACATGCTGAATGTCCGCGAATCCCCGGATTTCTCATCTCAAGCACGCAATATACAGTCTGCTAAATTAGCAGACGGTGGACAGGCAGCTCGGCTCAAACATCTCGGTCTTGAGACACTGGTAGACTACAAGAAACAAAGAGCACCTTCAGCACCTTTAG ACCCCGTACATGTAGTCTCCCATAGCACTGTGTTTGTGACTCAGTGCTCTAGTA TGAAGGACAGGTCAGACTTATCGAAATCACTGGACGCAGACACTTCAAAGTCAAAGAGAGGCCAGAAAAGTGGGACCCAGAGCGCCGTCAAGTTTGATGACGGCCCACAGGAAGGGGAGGGGGAGGAGGAGGCTGCCTCACCCACAGCGCTGGCCATGCTGGACAGACTGTCCCA GTCCGCAGGTAAACGATCAGCCAGGAGTAACACCTCGGCCGTCTCTAGCGCCCCACTCTCACGCCAACACACCGCCACCTTCAGGTCAGAAAACTCAAATAATCAATTTAACAGGATTCCCTGCCCGATTGCACTCCGCCAAAGGATTCTGGGATTGGACCAGCCCTCTTGTCGGTGTAGCCGCCATTATATCCCTCAGATTATGGACATTGAGTACGATGAGTTTATACAGATGGAGGCTCCAGACACTCAGATTATTGTGATTGCTGTCATTTCTTCATT GTTCCCTCACACCAGCAGTTCTGACCAAATGATTGAGGAGATCTACCTGTCACAGAACCGGAACCGGACCAAGCCATGTGTCCAGAGCCGGACGGACATGTTCCGGATTCTCCAATACGACATCAACTCGGCCTCAGAGGGGTCCGACCACACACAGCCTCTGTTACTGACCAGACACAATGTAGTCCCCGGCATGTTCTTG ATTTACTTGGCTGGGAAATTGCTGTTCTGTGATCACATATTCAATGGCTATGGAAATGCCAGAAAGGACTTTAAAAAGCAGCTGATGAAGTCCAGGGTAGAGGCTCTTCAAGGCTTTTCTCTCCCCAAAGACTTCAGATTCAG CCCCAGCAGAGGTCGAAGTGGAATGAGGAGTGGATGGGGAGGGGAGATCGGAGGTACAGGGGTGGATCACTACGGAAACCCAGGTACGGCCTACGATACCTCACTAGTCCCGCTGTCCAGATCCATGTCTTCACTGAGCGATGAGAAGAAAGAGGCCCCTATTGATACTGTCAA GGAGATTTACGTCAAAATAGGACCATTGCTAAATATACAATCTTTAAACAGGAAAAG TAGATTTCGACGTAGTAATAAAAGACGACATAATTTCGCATATCGAAGTTCAGAAAGTCTTAT ACTGACCAGGCAGCGTCCTTACGTACCTTCTTACGTAGAACTACAG GGATTTGATGATAACCAGCTGGATTCAGATG aAGAGTTGATACCAACATAG
- the LOC105319401 gene encoding uncharacterized protein isoform X10 — MGNAQSEEERLFFFQQDSEQPLTKKRYRKLPEDLPEGLKFAHLHPKVAALYAQKERENQRAAEKDPFGDGLGNKSLLPNINQAVTHIKNRLDSALSNDEDSQRFLFEDTKTTAASVLQQLAKYLYFYDGIASHVPKSLEYQLMSNWKDLTNDVIIVPREWQTTEIRDQYYNFLREAQSDDDSDNETKVGKSSEKLESKSKSKKLNKPTIPDIIEDEFRPDKPANRRSESRMSTVSISRGKLDVKGLASKGSREHRGSIAGIRSPAMRKQTHDDLISNFGETPSDPRSTAMANPSFGQQVVINFAISSKLCQDKGWIIEKGKPEVEPQKVYENCIQILQEFLKKIETEQKDDSDRGHDKEVLVRYYGDYKKEVLLKYRKTPAKPQINSLFKTGKPKIPPLHEERNQGKKLLQATHQDGTSVVYYPSGRSAIVYCSAGAELGRPGYYLIAYDDTNDHRMLACFTPAGRGVCYSTNGNIRFLSTEKGGHLAEADGTIVRKWKWPVNNVKLTSPANVQLNSNLVFRCNGQNSMSLMFSCQKELARFSASPAPGATEYRPSDENEHLLMTFTYTSKAARDLMRLFAPKHKQRSKKQGARKQKGHLAEIQKLLVDFPDKTQYELEADKELARLQRKARNLVDDWLEHYRLAVGLKSPHMLNVRESPDFSSQARNIQSAKLADGGQAARLKHLGLETLVDYKKQRAPSAPLDPVHVVSHSTVFVTQCSSMKDRSDLSKSLDADTSKSKRGQKSGTQSAVKFDDGPQEGEGEEEAASPTALAMLDRLSQSAGKRSARSNTSAVSSAPLSRQHTATFRSENSNNQFNRIPCPIALRQRILGLDQPSCRCSRHYIPQIMDIEYDEFIQMEAPDTQIIVIAVISSLFPHTSSSDQMIEEIYLSQNRNRTKPCVQSRTDMFRILQYDINSASEGSDHTQPLLLTRHNVVPGMFLIYLAGKLLFCDHIFNGYGNARKDFKKQLMKSRVEALQGFSLPKDFRFSPSRGRSGMRSGWGGEIGGTGVDHYGNPGTAYDTSLVPLSRSMSSLSDEKKEAPIDTVKEIYVKIGPLLNIQSLNRKRLTRQRPYVPSYVELQKS; from the exons ATGGGGAATGCTCAGAGTGAAGAAGAAAGGCTCTTCTTCTTCCAACAGGACAGTGAGCAACCCTTAACCAAGAAGCGATACAGGAAGCTCCCCGAGGATTTACCCGAGGGGCTCAAGTTCGCTCATCTGCACCCCAAAGTCGCGGCTCTGTATGCCCAAAAGGAGCGGGAGAATCAACGGGCTGCTGAAAAAGATCCATTTGGAGATGGACTGGGGAATAAAAGTTTGTTACCCAACATCAATCAGGCTGTAACTCACATCAAGAACCGATTAGACAGTGCACTGTCCAATGATGAGGACTCACAGAGATTTCTGTTTGAGGACACAAAGACCACAGCAGCTTCTGTGTTACAACAGTTAGCTAAATATCTGTATTTCTATGATGGTATAGCTAGTCATGTGCCAAAGAGTTTGGAGTATCAGCTGATGAGTAACTGGAAAGATCTGACCAATGATGTTATCATTGTGCCAAGAGAATGGCAGACCACGGAGATTCGCGACCAGTATTATAATTTTCTCAGAGAGGCTCAAAGTGACGACGATAGTGACAATGAAACCAAGGTTGGGAAATCCTCAGAAAAATTGGAATCCAAGTCCAAATCGAAAAAACTTAATAAGCCCACCATCCCTGATAttattgaagatgaattccgCCCAGATAAACCCGCAAATAGACGGTCAGAAAGCAGAATGTCCACTGTGTCTATTTCCAGGGGAAAGCTGGATGTCAAAGGATTAGCTTCCAAAGGGTCACGGGAACACAGGGGATCAA TTGCAGGCATCCGCTCACCAGCCATGCGGAAACAGACGCACGACGACCTGATTTCCAACTTTGGGGAAACCCCTTCTGATCCCAGAT CTACAGCCATGGCTAATCCATCGTTTGGACAGCAAGTTGTTATTAACTTCGCAATATCATCAAAACTGTGTCAGGATAAAG GCTGGATAATAGAGAAAGGCAAACCTGAAGTTGAACCACAGAAAGTATATGAAAACTGCATTCAAATCCTGCAAGAGTTCTTGAAGAAAAT AGAGACAGAGCAAAAGGATGACTCGGACAGGGGCCATGATAAAGAAGTCCTGGTGCGTTACTATGGCGATTACAAGAAAGAAGTTCTACTGAAGTACCGGAAAACTCCTGCAAAACCGCAAATAAACTCACTTTTTAAAACTGGAAAACCAAAAATACCTCCACTGCATGAAGAGCGCAATCAAGGGAAGAAACTCTTACAAGCCACACACCAGGATGGTACAAGTGTTGTGTA CTATCCTTCGGGCAGGTCTGCCATAGTTTACTGTTCAGCAGGAGCGGAGCTTGGTCGCCCTGGATACTATCTCATCGCCTATGATGACACCAACGATCACCGGATGCTGGCGTGTTTCACTCCTGCTGGAAGAGGAGTCTGCTATTCCACCAATGGAAATATTAG GTTTTTATCTACGGAGAAAGGTGGACATTTAGCAGAGGCTGATGGTACTATTGTTAGAAAGTGGAAATGGCCAGTGAATAACGTTAAACTGACATCTCCTGCTAACGTTCAG TTAAACAGTAACCTAGTTTTTCGCTGTAATGGCCAGAACTCCATGTCCCTGATGTTCAGTTGTCAGAAAGAGCTGGCCAGGTTCAGTGCCAGCCCCGCCCCTGGGGCTACTGAGTACCGACCCAGTGATGAAAAT GAGCACCTCCTGATGACCTTCACCTATACCTCCAAGGCAGCACGAGACTTGATGAGACTATTTGCCCCCAAACACAAACAGCGCTCCAAGAAACAGGGGGCCAGAAAG CAAAAGGGTCACCTTGCAGAGATACAGAAGCTGCTGGTGGACTTCCCTGACAAGACGCAGTATGAACTGGAGGCGGACAAAGAGCTTGCCAGACTGCAGAGGAAGGCCAG AAACCTTGTAGATGATTGGTTAGAACATTACCGCTTGGCTGTTGGACTTAAATCCCCTCACATGCTGAATGTCCGCGAATCCCCGGATTTCTCATCTCAAGCACGCAATATACAGTCTGCTAAATTAGCAGACGGTGGACAGGCAGCTCGGCTCAAACATCTCGGTCTTGAGACACTGGTAGACTACAAGAAACAAAGAGCACCTTCAGCACCTTTAG ACCCCGTACATGTAGTCTCCCATAGCACTGTGTTTGTGACTCAGTGCTCTAGTA TGAAGGACAGGTCAGACTTATCGAAATCACTGGACGCAGACACTTCAAAGTCAAAGAGAGGCCAGAAAAGTGGGACCCAGAGCGCCGTCAAGTTTGATGACGGCCCACAGGAAGGGGAGGGGGAGGAGGAGGCTGCCTCACCCACAGCGCTGGCCATGCTGGACAGACTGTCCCA GTCCGCAGGTAAACGATCAGCCAGGAGTAACACCTCGGCCGTCTCTAGCGCCCCACTCTCACGCCAACACACCGCCACCTTCAGGTCAGAAAACTCAAATAATCAATTTAACAGGATTCCCTGCCCGATTGCACTCCGCCAAAGGATTCTGGGATTGGACCAGCCCTCTTGTCGGTGTAGCCGCCATTATATCCCTCAGATTATGGACATTGAGTACGATGAGTTTATACAGATGGAGGCTCCAGACACTCAGATTATTGTGATTGCTGTCATTTCTTCATT GTTCCCTCACACCAGCAGTTCTGACCAAATGATTGAGGAGATCTACCTGTCACAGAACCGGAACCGGACCAAGCCATGTGTCCAGAGCCGGACGGACATGTTCCGGATTCTCCAATACGACATCAACTCGGCCTCAGAGGGGTCCGACCACACACAGCCTCTGTTACTGACCAGACACAATGTAGTCCCCGGCATGTTCTTG ATTTACTTGGCTGGGAAATTGCTGTTCTGTGATCACATATTCAATGGCTATGGAAATGCCAGAAAGGACTTTAAAAAGCAGCTGATGAAGTCCAGGGTAGAGGCTCTTCAAGGCTTTTCTCTCCCCAAAGACTTCAGATTCAG CCCCAGCAGAGGTCGAAGTGGAATGAGGAGTGGATGGGGAGGGGAGATCGGAGGTACAGGGGTGGATCACTACGGAAACCCAGGTACGGCCTACGATACCTCACTAGTCCCGCTGTCCAGATCCATGTCTTCACTGAGCGATGAGAAGAAAGAGGCCCCTATTGATACTGTCAA GGAGATTTACGTCAAAATAGGACCATTGCTAAATATACAATCTTTAAACAGGAAAAG ACTGACCAGGCAGCGTCCTTACGTACCTTCTTACGTAGAACTACAG aAGAGTTGA